The DNA segment TCGCGTGGCGATGATGGCGCAGGAGGGGCAGCTTTTGCCTTGGGCTGATTGCGTGCAAAACGTCACCATCGGCGCGCGGCTGCGCGGTGCGCGGCCAGATATTGCGCGTGCCCGCGCGTTGCTGGCGCAAGTCGGGCTGGAAGGGATGGAGCGCCGCCGCCCCGATGCCTTGTCAGGCGGCCAGCGCCAGCGTGTCGGGTTGGCGCGTGTGCTGATGGAAGATTGCCCCATCGTCGTGCTGGACGAGCCGTTTTCCGCACTCGACACAGTCACGCGGCTGGCGATGCAGGATTTGGCCGCATCGCTGTTGCAGGGGCGCACGGTCATTCTTATAACGCATGACCCGTTAGAGGCAATCCGGCTGTCGGATCATGCCTATCTGCTTGGCCCCGACGGGGCCGAAGTGCTGGACCTGCCTGCCAGCCCCACCCCGCGCGACTATACCGCCGCCCCAACGCTGGCTGCGCAAGCGCGGCTGTTGGCGCGGCTGCACAGGGCGGAGCCTGCTTTATGCGCTGGCTGAATTCCCCTGTGTTGCGCGGTCTGCTGGCGTTGGGGTTTGCGCTGGGCGTCTGGCAAACAATTGTCTGGGCCAGCGGGGTGCCGCCCTTCATCCTGCCGGGGCCGGGGCGTGTGGGGGCCAGCCTTTGGGGCAATGCGCCGCTGTTATGGGAACATGCGCGTTTCACGGCGGCCAACCTTGCTATCGGGCTGGCGGCTGGGGTGGCGCTTGGCGTGGCGACGGCGCTTAATCTGGCGCTGTCACCCGGCGCGCGGCTGTTGTTGCGCCCCATGCTGATATTTGCGCAAGCGGTGCCTGTCTTTGCGCTGGCCCCGATCATTACCCTATGGCTTGGCTATGGCGCACCGTCCAAGATTGTCGTGGTCATGCTGGTGATCTATTTCCCGGTCACATCGGCCTTTTTCGACGGGCTGATGCGCTTGCCTGCGCCGCTGAATGATCTGGCCCAGATGATGCGCACGACACCTTTGCGCCGCCTGTTCTTGCTGCAATTGCCCAATGCGCTGCCCGCGCTGGCCTCTGGCCTGCGGCTGGCGGTGGTTTATGCGCCTTTTGCGGTGGTTATCGGGGAATGGGTCGGCTCGTCGCGCGGGCTTGGGTATCTGATGCTCATGGCCAACGGGCGCGGGCAGACCGACCTGATGTTTGCAGCCCTGCTGGTATTGGCGGCACAAAGCCTGATCCTGTTTGCGCTGTTTGAAGCGCTGGCGCGGGGCAGAATGAAAAGGGCCGGGCGCTGAGCGTCCGGCCGTGATGCTGAATCGGTATTGTGGTTAGTGGATGTTTTCGAGGAGCCGCGCAGCACCGGGCCGCGGTGCGGCGATCCACGGTTGGATCTGTAGCGCTTTATGCTGGCCAAATCCGCGAAAGATCAAAGCTATGCGCTGGTGGCAACCCAATCGCCGTGCCGTGGGTGCGGCCCAGCGATGCGCGGCGGGCTAACGCCCTTGATTCCGCGCATCTGAATTGTTGCCAAGTCCCGCAAAATGCCCCTTTAGCCCGTTGGGGGGAATCTTTTGTCAGCTTCGGAGAATTAACGCTTGCCGCGCTTGGGCGGCTCTGCCCCACCGGGGCGGGCCGTTGCGCGAGGTTTGCGCGCGGCGGGTTTTGCCGCACCAGGAGGGGTGAAGCGCTTGGAGCTGTCGCGCGCATCCGCCGCCGGGGCCGATGGCTTGCCCATGGGTTTTGGCTTTGACTTGGACGCGGGCTTGCCCGCAGGTTTCACAGCCGGGTCATAGCGGTCGAACTTGGCCTTGGCGCGCGGGCCATCGGGCTTGTCCTTGGGCTTGTAGCTGTCCTTGCCGCGTGGGGCGTCAAACTTTTCCTTTGGCTTATACGCATCCGCCTTGTCTTTCGGCTTATAGGCATCGGGCTTGCTAGTGGCGCGCGGGGCAGGGCTGGTGGCGGCACTGTGGCGCGGCTTTCTCTCGCCGTCGGCGCGGGGTGCGGCGGGGGCTTTGCGTTCAGGTGCGCCCTCGGTGCGGGCCCGTGATGCGGGGGCGCTGCCGCGGTATTCAGGGCGTGGTCGGGGGCCTGAATCGGATTTCGGCCTGCCGCCGCCGCCTGATTGCCGATCTGGTGCTGTCTCCATCGGGCGCGCAACGATGCCGTCTTCCAGCACCCCGCCTGCACCCAGAGCGGTCATGAAGCCAGCGGCGCTGGCCTCGGTCAATTCGA comes from the Roseinatronobacter monicus genome and includes:
- a CDS encoding ABC transporter permease, with translation MRWLNSPVLRGLLALGFALGVWQTIVWASGVPPFILPGPGRVGASLWGNAPLLWEHARFTAANLAIGLAAGVALGVATALNLALSPGARLLLRPMLIFAQAVPVFALAPIITLWLGYGAPSKIVVVMLVIYFPVTSAFFDGLMRLPAPLNDLAQMMRTTPLRRLFLLQLPNALPALASGLRLAVVYAPFAVVIGEWVGSSRGLGYLMLMANGRGQTDLMFAALLVLAAQSLILFALFEALARGRMKRAGR
- a CDS encoding ABC transporter ATP-binding protein, encoding MTALRIRGDLWMGAAPLIRNLALAMPAQRWTGLLGPSGVGKSTLARLIAGLPGPYRLEGVLGAEDGAPLAGRVAMMAQEGQLLPWADCVQNVTIGARLRGARPDIARARALLAQVGLEGMERRRPDALSGGQRQRVGLARVLMEDCPIVVLDEPFSALDTVTRLAMQDLAASLLQGRTVILITHDPLEAIRLSDHAYLLGPDGAEVLDLPASPTPRDYTAAPTLAAQARLLARLHRAEPALCAG